A single Phragmites australis chromosome 4, lpPhrAust1.1, whole genome shotgun sequence DNA region contains:
- the LOC133914720 gene encoding uncharacterized protein LOC133914720 encodes MALCTNPERVAIQAKLLEFDAQGLVNRPRRRSPETTVTPGVDEAAGEETASGPAPPMGAAESQGRPEVPRPAPAPEPSAPEPSAPAEPGLASAVAEPGPMDAAVEPGPTDAAVEPGPMGAAAMPGPMGAAAMPGPADAAAEAGPVDAAAETEMQPLPSVRRRPSPPQARRAWDG; translated from the exons atggcgctctgcaCCAATCCTGAGCGggtggcgatccaggcgaagctgctagagttcgacgcccaggggttggtcAACCGGCCGAGGCGCCGAAGTCCCGAGACCACCGTGAcccccggggtggacgaggcggccggcgaggagacCGCAAGTGGTCCGGC gccgcctaTGGGTGCCGCCGAGAGTCAGGGGCGGCCAGAGGTGCCGAGGCcggcgccagcccccgagccgagcgcgcccgagCCGAGTGCaccggcggagccagggctggcaagCGCGGTGGCGGAGCCGGGGCCAATGGACGCGGCGGTGGAGCCTGGGCCGACGGATGCAGCGGTGGAGCCTGGGCCGATGGGCGCGGCAGCGATGCCTGGGCCGATGGGCGCGGCAGCgatgccggggccggcggacgcggcggccgaggcggggccGGTGGATGCGGCAGCCGAGACAGAGATGCAGCCGCTGCCAAGCGTCCGGCGCCGTCCGAGCCCACCCCAAGCGCGCCGAGCGTGGGACGGGTGA